A region of the Muricauda sp. MAR_2010_75 genome:
GTTTGGCGCCAGTGTGAGCCATTTTTTCATGTACCGTGGGTTTGGACTGGCCTCATTTGCTTTTCCGGTATTGTTGGCCGTTACGGGACTCTACCTCTTTTTAGGTTTGAGTGGCAAGGGTCTTATTGGAAAATGGATTTGGGGATTGGTCGGAGTTATTTGGATTTCTGTTGCTCTTGGTTTTTTTGCGATAGACCAACCGCTTTTGGGTGGACTTATCGGATATGAAATGAACGATTTCCTTCAAGATTACACGGGTAAGATCGGAGTATTTCTCATTTTGGTGTTTGTATTGATGGTGATTTTGGTGCGACTGTTCAATTTCACCCCCGAAGGTGTTGCCAATTTCTTCCGCAAGCAACGGCAACAGATTAAATCCGACTTTCAAAAAAATGAATCAGTTTCTGGTTCCGAAAATGCAGAAGAATCCGAAGAGCACAGTCTTGACCTGAGTACTGATGACGATACCCCCATAAAAGTGGACACGTATACCCACAAAAAAGATATTCCTCCCTTAAAAAGTGAGGCAGGACTTGATGTAAACCTTCCCGAAGAGGATGAAGTGGATATCAGCTTGGAAGTGGAAAAAGTTGAAGAGGAAAAAGAGGAAAGCGACATTAAATCCGAAAAACTGGTCAAGGATTTTGGGGAATTCGACCCCAAACTGGAATTGGGCAATTATAAATTCCCTCCTTTAGACCTTTTGGATGCCCACGGTGCTTCTGGTGGCATTACCATTAACCAAGAAGAACTGGAAGAAAATAAAAACCGGATTGTAAGTACCCTTAAGAACTACAAAATCGGGATTGCACAGATCAAAGCCACTATTGGCCCAACGGTAACCCTTTACGAAATTGTCCCTGAAGCGGGTATCCGTATTTCCAAAATCAAAAACCTCGAGGACGACATTGCGCTTTCTTTAGCAGCATTGGGTATTCGGATTATTGCTCCCATTCCCGGAAAAGGAACCATCGGTATTGAAGTGCCCAACAAGAATGCCACTGTGGTTTCCATGCGTTCGGTGATTGCATCGAACAAATTCCAAAAGGCCGAGATGGAACTTCCCATAGCTTTCGGAAAGACTATTAGCAACGAAACTTTTGTGGTGGATTTAGCCAAAATGCCACACTTGCTCATGGCTGGAGCCACCGGTCAGGGTAAATCCGTAGGGTTGAATGCCGTAATCACGTCTTTACTTTACAAAAAACACCCTGCGGAGGTTAAATTTGTTCTGGTGGATCCCAAAAAAGTGGAGCTGACCCTGTACAACAAAATTGAGCGTCATTTCTTGGCCAAACTT
Encoded here:
- a CDS encoding DNA translocase FtsK; its protein translation is MAKKRTKSKSKPTAAKRKVSLKPSKQNKIIFGSLLIVLSIALFFSFMSYYFTWQADQSLLSEFANRNAEASNLLNKFGASVSHFFMYRGFGLASFAFPVLLAVTGLYLFLGLSGKGLIGKWIWGLVGVIWISVALGFFAIDQPLLGGLIGYEMNDFLQDYTGKIGVFLILVFVLMVILVRLFNFTPEGVANFFRKQRQQIKSDFQKNESVSGSENAEESEEHSLDLSTDDDTPIKVDTYTHKKDIPPLKSEAGLDVNLPEEDEVDISLEVEKVEEEKEESDIKSEKLVKDFGEFDPKLELGNYKFPPLDLLDAHGASGGITINQEELEENKNRIVSTLKNYKIGIAQIKATIGPTVTLYEIVPEAGIRISKIKNLEDDIALSLAALGIRIIAPIPGKGTIGIEVPNKNATVVSMRSVIASNKFQKAEMELPIAFGKTISNETFVVDLAKMPHLLMAGATGQGKSVGLNAVITSLLYKKHPAEVKFVLVDPKKVELTLYNKIERHFLAKLPDSEDAIITDNNKVINTLNSLCIEMDNRYELLKTAMVRNIKEYNVKFKARKLNPNDGHKFLPYIVLVIDEFADLIMTAGKEVETPIARLAQLARAIGIHLIIATQRPSVNVITGIIKANFPARIAFRVTSKIDSRTILDAQGADQLIGRGDMLYTQGNDVTRLQCAFVDTPEVAKITDYVGSQRAYPDAHLLPEYVGEESGTSLDNDIADRDAMFREAAEVIVTAQQGSASLIQRKLKLGYNRAGRIIDQLEAAGIVGPFEGSKARQVLIPDIYSLEQLLENESK